A stretch of the Pogoniulus pusillus isolate bPogPus1 chromosome 14, bPogPus1.pri, whole genome shotgun sequence genome encodes the following:
- the LOC135181123 gene encoding uncharacterized protein LOC135181123 isoform X6 — protein MGTTLAIFQSPGTSPVSQDCWKMKCSKLPSRCLHGCEGTNELTIRTTVALNASNQQCLLPDRHLEKTEDMVKFMKDILDGAAEAQAGDGLLQRSKRVIYEAKAAVMINKEQVRLKELCRKQESATCHPSPPDPNPRNPKQHLAQEVSRVAVSTSSPGILCFSQQHGVGYQQQSRLNL, from the exons atggggaccacgttggccattttccagtctcctgggacctctccggtgagccaggactgctggaaaatgaaatGCAGTAAGCTTCCATCGCGTTGCCTGCACGGATGTGAGGGGACAAA CGAGCTGACCATCCGTACTACCgtcgccttgaatgcctccaaccagcagtgtttgctgccagacagacacctggagaagacagaggacatGGTTAAGTTCATGAAGGATatcttggatggtgctgctgaa gcacaggctggtgatGGACTTCTGCAACGAAGCAAGAGAGTCATCTATGAGGCCAAGGCTGCTGTAATG ATAAACAAAGAGCAAGTGCGACTGAAAGAGCTTTGCAG aaagcaggagtcagccacctgccacccatcccctcctgaccccaaccccagaaacccaaagcagcacttggcacaggaGGTCTCTCGTGTTGCAGTCTCAACTTCAAGCCCTGGaatactttgcttcagccagcagcatggggttgGATACCAACAGCAGAGTCGACTTAACCTGTGA
- the LOC135181123 gene encoding uncharacterized protein LOC135181123 isoform X7 — MLELTIRTTVALNASNQQCLLPDRHLEKTEDMVKFMKDILDGAAEAQAGDGLLQRSKRVIYEAKAAVMINKEQVRLKELCRKQESATCHPSPPDPNPRNPKQHLAQEVSRVAVSTSSPGILCFSQQHGVGYQQQSRLNL, encoded by the exons ATGCT CGAGCTGACCATCCGTACTACCgtcgccttgaatgcctccaaccagcagtgtttgctgccagacagacacctggagaagacagaggacatGGTTAAGTTCATGAAGGATatcttggatggtgctgctgaa gcacaggctggtgatGGACTTCTGCAACGAAGCAAGAGAGTCATCTATGAGGCCAAGGCTGCTGTAATG ATAAACAAAGAGCAAGTGCGACTGAAAGAGCTTTGCAG aaagcaggagtcagccacctgccacccatcccctcctgaccccaaccccagaaacccaaagcagcacttggcacaggaGGTCTCTCGTGTTGCAGTCTCAACTTCAAGCCCTGGaatactttgcttcagccagcagcatggggttgGATACCAACAGCAGAGTCGACTTAACCTGTGA
- the LOC135181123 gene encoding uncharacterized protein LOC135181123 isoform X4, with protein sequence MLAALSTDKAHWSAKKETFFTCFSCASSSVCLLRCFCLFLWQRSVCFFGWRADHPYYRRLECLQPAVFAARQTPGEDRGHAAVAPIVTPCDLSSCPGCLPVLGAGSEYVVRSAWGVPSFAVLTVGTPRAMEWAQAGDGLLQRSKRVIYEAKAAVMINKEQVRLKELCRKQESATCHPSPPDPNPRNPKQHLAQEVSRVAVSTSSPGILCFSQQHGVGYQQQSRLNL encoded by the exons atgctggctgcactcagtaCAGACAAGGCACATTGGA GTGCCAAAAAGGAGACCTTCTTCACCTGCTTCTCCTGTGCAAgctcttctgtctgtctgctgagatgtttctgcctgtttctctggcagagaagtgtttgcttttttggcTGG CGAGCTGACCATCCGTACTACCgtcgccttgaatgcctccaaccagcagtgtttgctgccagacagacacctggagaagacagaggacatG ctgCGGTGGCTCCGATTGTTACGCCGTGTGATTTATCTTCCTGTCCTGGCTGTCTTcccgtgctgggtgctggcagtgaatACGTGGTGAGGAGTGCTTGGGGTGTGCCATCCTTTGCTGTTCTCACTGTGGGAACTCCAAGAGCCATGGAATGG gcacaggctggtgatGGACTTCTGCAACGAAGCAAGAGAGTCATCTATGAGGCCAAGGCTGCTGTAATG ATAAACAAAGAGCAAGTGCGACTGAAAGAGCTTTGCAG aaagcaggagtcagccacctgccacccatcccctcctgaccccaaccccagaaacccaaagcagcacttggcacaggaGGTCTCTCGTGTTGCAGTCTCAACTTCAAGCCCTGGaatactttgcttcagccagcagcatggggttgGATACCAACAGCAGAGTCGACTTAACCTGTGA
- the LOC135181123 gene encoding uncharacterized protein LOC135181123 isoform X3 gives MREEQMLRNIPHEMQVAEEAGSGAKKETFFTCFSCASSSVCLLRCFCLFLWQRSVCFFGWRADHPYYRRLECLQPAVFAARQTPGEDRGHAAVAPIVTPCDLSSCPGCLPVLGAGSEYVVRSAWGVPSFAVLTVGTPRAMEWAQAGDGLLQRSKRVIYEAKAAVMINKEQVRLKELCRKQESATCHPSPPDPNPRNPKQHLAQEVSRVAVSTSSPGILCFSQQHGVGYQQQSRLNL, from the exons GTGCCAAAAAGGAGACCTTCTTCACCTGCTTCTCCTGTGCAAgctcttctgtctgtctgctgagatgtttctgcctgtttctctggcagagaagtgtttgcttttttggcTGG CGAGCTGACCATCCGTACTACCgtcgccttgaatgcctccaaccagcagtgtttgctgccagacagacacctggagaagacagaggacatG ctgCGGTGGCTCCGATTGTTACGCCGTGTGATTTATCTTCCTGTCCTGGCTGTCTTcccgtgctgggtgctggcagtgaatACGTGGTGAGGAGTGCTTGGGGTGTGCCATCCTTTGCTGTTCTCACTGTGGGAACTCCAAGAGCCATGGAATGG gcacaggctggtgatGGACTTCTGCAACGAAGCAAGAGAGTCATCTATGAGGCCAAGGCTGCTGTAATG ATAAACAAAGAGCAAGTGCGACTGAAAGAGCTTTGCAG aaagcaggagtcagccacctgccacccatcccctcctgaccccaaccccagaaacccaaagcagcacttggcacaggaGGTCTCTCGTGTTGCAGTCTCAACTTCAAGCCCTGGaatactttgcttcagccagcagcatggggttgGATACCAACAGCAGAGTCGACTTAACCTGTGA